The DNA sequence AGTTGGTTGCACTCACTACGCCCCCGCCAACGCCAGCACGATATTAGCTCCTACCGTTCTCAGGAACGTACTCTTACCCGACATATTGGAGCCGGTAATAAGTACCGATTGCCCGGCACCCGTCAATTGCAGCGAGTTGGCTACGCTGCGATCGGGTGGCAGCAGTGGATGAGCTGCCAGAGTGATGTCGAGTGTCAGCTGCCCGTCGGTAACATCAGGTGTCGTATAAGTCGGGTGAGCATAGGCAAAGCCGGCCAGGCTATTCAGCGCTTCGAGTTCACCGAGCGCTTCGAGCCACTGCGCCATATCGGCACCGTACTGTTTTTTCCAGCGCTCCAGCCCAAACAGGTACTGCACATCCCACAGCGTAGCCACCCCGAACAGGAGCGCGAAATAAGGATTACGCCGAAAGTTGAGTCCTTCGGTTAGTTTCGCCAGTTGCCCCACTACGTCCGATACGGGCCGACCTCCGGCGGTCAGCGCCTGGCGGATGGCCCGTATTCGCACCGACTCGCCGGTCAATGCTTCTGCCTGCCGAAATAATCCCTGAAATGCCCGAAGCGCTACCGAAATCTCATGCGTTTGCTCGCTGGCTTCTTTGGCCCGGGCCGCTGTCTGACTCAGCACAAAACCATGGACACCCAAAGCCGCCAGCACTGCTAGACCCGGTGCGTAGCCCGTAAGCCATGCCACAAAAATTCCGAACGTAACGGCGGGGAAAAGGTAGCGAACAATTTTCAGGTAACCGGGCAGCGGATCAATGGGGCTGGTAGACCACTGGATGAGGGCATCCGGCGACCGGTCAATGGTCTCTTCCAGGTAAGCCAGCGCTTCGAACTGCTGCCGCCACTCCAGTTGGGGCATGAGATCAGCTACTGCCAGCTGCCGTAGCTGGACTGCGTCGGAGCCAGCCGGCTTCAGAAGCCAGCCCGCTAAATGGCCCTGTCCTTTATGCGTATGGGTTCGGTTGAGCAACCGGAACAGGGAGTGCTTGCCAAAGACGTCCAGATCGCCAGCGTAGAAATGCGTTGGTGAGATAAACTGCTCGCCTGTCTGGGACCGCAGGTACCGACGTTCCAACCGGGCAGCTTCGTCCTGGTTAATATAAGCAAGCTGGTGGGCCAGATCCCGTTTGTAGCGGATAGCCTGGTGTTTTCTGAGCAAAATCAGAAAGCCAGCAATACCTGTAATAAGCATTGCTACAGCCGCCAGCTGCTGGTCTAGCCGAATCAGGAGCCAGATGATGACCGCGCTGCCAACGAACCAGATTAGCCGCCAGAACGCCAGCTGATTATGCTGATGCTGGGCGGCTGCTTCGTCGCGGCTAAACTGTTCCTGACGTTGATTGAAGGTGGTTTGGGGCATACGTAGTGCGGCCGGATAGCCGCAAATGAGTCCACTGCGGACGTTGATCCGGCTATTATTTGCTGCACTCCCGGCACACGCCCTGAATGAGCAGGTTGGTTTCTTTACGGCTGTACCCTTCGGGCAGGGCTACGGCCGGTATGCTTACATGGTCCAGACAGGTTGTCTGGCCGCAGTGCTCGCACTTAAAATGAACGTGGTCGTGCTGGTGATGGCCGTCGGCGCAGGTTTCCCGGCAGAGTGCGTATTTGGTACCCCCTTCGTCGTCAAGCACTTTATGAAGCAGTCCTTTATCCAGAAACGTACGCAGTGTCCGATAAATCGTTACCCGGTCATGATCGGGTCCCAGGCCGCTTTCAACGTCATTGTGAGCCAGCGCGTGACCGGCGTTTATAAACAGGTCGAGTACTTCTTCCCGGCCATTGGTATGCCGAAGCTTGAAGTCTTTCAGGGTTTGTGCGGCTGGGGTCATAAATGAAGTAAATCAGTCGGTGAGTGGGTCAGTTAACGAGTGAGTCAGTAGGAGTTAGGTTGTTTTAGTCAACAACTCACTGACTTACTCGTTAACTAACGCACTTATTATTCTATCGTTTCAAACTGCAACCGGACGAGGTTCGCGTAAATACCATCTTCCTGTAAGGCGAGCTGGTCGTGCGTTCCGGTTTCGGCAATTTGCCCTTCACGCATCACGTAGATCATATCGACTTTCCGGATCGTTGCCAGGCGGTGCGCAATGATGATTGTCGTTCGGTTCTTCATCAGTTCATCGAGCGCTTCCTGTACCAGCCGCTCCGACTCGGCGTCGAGCGAACTCGTCGCTTCGTCCAGCACCAGAATAGCCGGATCTTTCAGGATGGCCCGGGCAATGGCAATACGTTGCCGCTGGCCACCCGAGAGTTTAACACCCCGCTCACCTACAATTGTTTGCAGCCCTTCCGGGAAGGATTCGATAAACTGAAGCGCGTTGGCTTTGCGGGCCGCTTCGCGTACTTCGGCTTCGGTAGCCCCCTGCTTCCCATACTGGATATTCTCCATAATGGTACCACCAAAGAGCATTACCTCCTGCGGAACTACAGCGATGTTTTTCCGTAACTCGGTCACGTTGAAACTGGCCAGATCTCGATCAT is a window from the Spirosoma rigui genome containing:
- a CDS encoding P-loop NTPase family protein translates to MPQTTFNQRQEQFSRDEAAAQHQHNQLAFWRLIWFVGSAVIIWLLIRLDQQLAAVAMLITGIAGFLILLRKHQAIRYKRDLAHQLAYINQDEAARLERRYLRSQTGEQFISPTHFYAGDLDVFGKHSLFRLLNRTHTHKGQGHLAGWLLKPAGSDAVQLRQLAVADLMPQLEWRQQFEALAYLEETIDRSPDALIQWSTSPIDPLPGYLKIVRYLFPAVTFGIFVAWLTGYAPGLAVLAALGVHGFVLSQTAARAKEASEQTHEISVALRAFQGLFRQAEALTGESVRIRAIRQALTAGGRPVSDVVGQLAKLTEGLNFRRNPYFALLFGVATLWDVQYLFGLERWKKQYGADMAQWLEALGELEALNSLAGFAYAHPTYTTPDVTDGQLTLDITLAAHPLLPPDRSVANSLQLTGAGQSVLITGSNMSGKSTFLRTVGANIVLALAGA
- a CDS encoding Fur family transcriptional regulator is translated as MTPAAQTLKDFKLRHTNGREEVLDLFINAGHALAHNDVESGLGPDHDRVTIYRTLRTFLDKGLLHKVLDDEGGTKYALCRETCADGHHQHDHVHFKCEHCGQTTCLDHVSIPAVALPEGYSRKETNLLIQGVCRECSK